Genomic DNA from Deltaproteobacteria bacterium:
GTTCCGTCGGCGTCGATGGAATTCAGGCAGATTTCTCCTGTCCCAAGGTTTTCCGCTTCTTTGGCCCACCATAGCGCATCGATTCCGGTATACACCCGCCCGCCATGAATCACGACTTCATAGCCAGAGGGGATTTTGGTACCTTGCTCCACCTTCTTTACATCCATTCCCAGGACGACGCACTGACTGCCAAATGCCCTGGCGCCCTCATAGATGAGGGGCGGATTTTTAACGGCCTCAGAGTTGATGCTTATCTTTTCGGCCCCCGCAAGGATGACACGTCTCATATCTTCAACCGTGCGAATGCCGCCGCCCACCGAGAAGGGGATGAAAATAGTCTCCGCTACCCTTCTTACTACGTCGATCATGATGTCGCGCCCATCGGATGAGGCCGTGATGTCATAAAAGACGATTTCATCGGCGCCCTGCTCATAA
This window encodes:
- the hisF gene encoding imidazole glycerol phosphate synthase subunit HisF, producing MLSKRIIPCLDVRDGQLTKGVKFEGNIDIGDPADAAREYYEQGADEIVFYDITASSDGRDIMIDVVRRVAETIFIPFSVGGGIRTVEDMRRVILAGAEKISINSEAVKNPPLIYEGARAFGSQCVVLGMDVKKVEQGTKIPSGYEVVIHGGRVYTGIDALWWAKEAENLGTGEICLNSIDADGTQEGYEIDLTHLISTNVHIPVIASGGAGKPEHLVDVLTRGKADAALIASMVHYRTYTITEIKTYLQEHDVKTRMTW